One window of Vibrio sinaloensis genomic DNA carries:
- a CDS encoding YcgL domain-containing protein codes for MLCAIYKSSKKEGAYLYIPKKDDFSQVPDTLMQMFGKPTMVMVVKLDGRKLAQVDVEKVKQSLKDDGFFLQLPPPPKNLLDEYKEQKQARQQSEQ; via the coding sequence ATGCTTTGTGCAATCTATAAGAGTTCTAAAAAAGAAGGTGCCTACCTTTACATCCCGAAAAAGGATGATTTTTCACAGGTTCCTGACACATTAATGCAGATGTTTGGCAAACCAACTATGGTTATGGTGGTCAAATTGGATGGGCGCAAATTGGCGCAAGTGGACGTAGAAAAAGTGAAGCAATCACTCAAAGACGACGGCTTCTTTTTACAACTTCCACCTCCGCCTAAGAATTTGTTAGATGAATACAAAGAGCAAAAACAAGCTCGTCAGCAGTCTGAACAATAA
- the minD gene encoding septum site-determining protein MinD, translating to MARVIVVTSGKGGVGKTTSSAAIASGLAVKGKKTAVIDFDIGLRNLDLIMGCERRVVYDFVNVINGEATLNQAMIKDKRTDNLFILPASQTRDKDALTKEGVRRVLDELDGMGFDFVICDSPAGIEQGALMALYFADEAIVTTNPEVSSVRDSDRILGILDSKSRRAEEGLDPVKQHLLLTRYNPARVNQGEMLSVEDVEEILHIDLLGVIPESQAVLNASNKGVPVIFDEQSDAGMAYNDAVERLLGQQVDFRFLTEQKKGIFKRLFGG from the coding sequence ATGGCACGCGTTATTGTTGTCACCTCAGGTAAAGGCGGCGTGGGTAAAACCACCTCTAGTGCCGCAATCGCTTCTGGTCTCGCGGTGAAAGGAAAAAAAACCGCCGTCATCGACTTTGATATCGGCTTACGTAACCTCGACCTGATTATGGGTTGTGAACGTCGAGTGGTTTACGATTTTGTTAATGTCATTAATGGTGAAGCGACGTTGAACCAAGCGATGATCAAAGATAAGCGCACTGACAACCTCTTCATTCTGCCCGCCTCGCAAACTCGTGATAAAGACGCATTAACCAAAGAAGGTGTGCGCCGCGTTCTCGATGAACTGGATGGAATGGGATTCGACTTTGTTATTTGTGACTCTCCGGCAGGGATCGAGCAAGGCGCGCTAATGGCGCTATACTTTGCAGATGAAGCGATTGTGACCACCAACCCAGAAGTCTCTTCTGTACGCGACTCAGACCGCATCTTAGGTATACTCGATTCAAAATCTCGCCGCGCAGAAGAAGGGCTAGATCCAGTGAAGCAACACCTGCTACTCACGCGCTACAATCCAGCGCGAGTCAACCAGGGCGAAATGCTTAGCGTAGAAGACGTAGAAGAGATCTTACACATCGATTTGTTGGGCGTGATTCCAGAGAGCCAAGCCGTACTCAATGCCTCGAACAAAGGCGTACCGGTGATTTTTGACGAGCAATCAGATGCGGGTATGGCGTACAACGACGCCGTCGAACGTCTGTTAGGTCAACAAGTGGACTTTCGCTTCCTGACAGAGCAGAAGAAAGGCATTTTCAAACGACTATTCGGAGGCTAA
- the adhE gene encoding bifunctional acetaldehyde-CoA/alcohol dehydrogenase, with protein MPVTNMAELDAMIARVKKAQEEFATFSQEQVDAIFRAASLAANQARIPLAQQAVEESGMGIVEDKVIKNHFASEFIYNKYKDEKTCGILEEDDNLGTMTIAEPVGIICGIVPTTNPTSTAIFKSLISLKTRNGIIFSPHPRAKNSTNDAAKLVLDAAVAAGAPKDIIGWIDQPSVELSNALMKHDDIALILATGGPGMVKAAYSSGKPAIGVGAGNVPVVIDETADIKRAVASILMSKTFDNGVVCASEQAAIVVDEVYDEVKERFASHKAYVLSKAEAEKVRKVLLIDGALNAKIVGQPAPAIAEMAGVKVPADTKVLVGEGLGKVSYDDAFAHEKLSPTLGLFRADNFEDAVAQAVTMVEIGGIGHTSGLYTNQDVNADRIRYFGDKMKTARILINIPTTHGGIGDLYNFNVAPSLTLGCGSWGGNSISENVGPKHLINKKTVAKRAENMLWHKLPKSIYFRRGSLPIALSDLEGKKRAFLVTDRFLFNNGYADDVVSLLKAQGMEVQTFFDVEADPTLSVVEKGAEAMKSFQPDTIIALGGGSPMDAAKIMWVMYEHPDTHFEELAMRFMDIRKRIYKFPKMGQKAELVCITTTSGTGSEVTPFAVVTDDKTGAKYPLADYEITPNMAIVDANLVMNMPKSLTAFGGYDAVTHALEAYVSVLANEYSDGQALQALKMLKEYLPSSYANGAGDPIAREKVHNAATIAGVAFANAFLGVCHSMAHKIGAEFHLPHGLANALLISNVVRYNANDNPTKQTAFSQYDRPQARRRYAEVADHLGLSQEGDRTAQKIERLLAWLDELKANLDIPMSIQAAGVAESDFLAKLDELAVEAFDDQCTGANPRYPLITELKEVLKASYYGKAFVEGETFEGTTVIKKKADQEAAKAEPKAKKAKAEA; from the coding sequence ATGCCTGTAACTAATATGGCTGAACTAGATGCAATGATTGCTCGCGTTAAGAAAGCGCAAGAAGAGTTCGCTACTTTCTCTCAAGAGCAAGTAGATGCAATCTTCCGCGCTGCGTCTCTTGCAGCTAACCAAGCTCGTATCCCGCTAGCTCAACAAGCGGTTGAAGAATCTGGTATGGGTATTGTTGAAGATAAAGTAATCAAGAACCACTTCGCTTCTGAGTTTATCTACAACAAATACAAAGATGAAAAAACCTGTGGCATCCTAGAAGAGGATGACAACCTAGGTACTATGACTATCGCAGAGCCTGTAGGCATCATCTGTGGTATCGTCCCAACCACTAACCCTACTTCTACTGCAATCTTCAAATCTCTTATCTCTCTGAAGACTCGTAACGGTATCATCTTCTCGCCACACCCACGTGCGAAGAACTCAACTAACGATGCAGCTAAACTGGTTCTAGATGCAGCAGTAGCAGCAGGTGCTCCAAAAGACATCATCGGTTGGATTGACCAGCCATCTGTAGAGCTTTCTAACGCTCTAATGAAGCACGATGACATCGCTCTTATCCTTGCAACTGGTGGTCCAGGCATGGTTAAAGCTGCTTACTCTTCTGGTAAGCCAGCAATCGGTGTAGGTGCAGGTAACGTTCCTGTTGTTATCGACGAAACCGCTGACATCAAACGTGCAGTCGCTTCTATCCTAATGTCTAAGACTTTCGATAACGGCGTAGTATGTGCTTCTGAGCAGGCTGCAATCGTTGTTGACGAAGTGTACGACGAAGTGAAAGAGCGTTTCGCTTCTCACAAAGCTTACGTACTAAGCAAAGCTGAAGCTGAGAAAGTGCGTAAAGTACTTCTTATCGACGGCGCGCTAAACGCGAAAATCGTTGGTCAGCCAGCGCCAGCAATCGCTGAAATGGCAGGTGTTAAAGTTCCAGCAGACACTAAAGTTCTTGTAGGTGAAGGTCTAGGTAAAGTGTCTTACGATGACGCATTTGCTCACGAGAAACTATCTCCAACTCTAGGTCTATTCCGTGCTGACAACTTCGAAGACGCAGTGGCTCAAGCGGTAACTATGGTTGAGATCGGTGGTATCGGTCACACGTCTGGTCTATACACTAACCAAGACGTTAACGCAGACCGCATCCGTTACTTCGGTGACAAGATGAAGACGGCTCGTATCCTAATCAACATCCCGACTACTCACGGTGGTATCGGTGACCTGTACAACTTTAACGTTGCACCTTCTCTAACTCTAGGTTGTGGTTCATGGGGTGGTAACTCTATCTCTGAGAACGTAGGTCCTAAGCACCTAATCAACAAGAAAACTGTAGCGAAGCGAGCTGAAAACATGTTGTGGCACAAACTACCTAAGTCTATCTACTTCCGTCGCGGTAGCCTTCCAATCGCTCTTAGCGACCTAGAAGGTAAGAAACGCGCATTCCTAGTTACTGACCGTTTCCTATTCAACAACGGTTACGCGGATGACGTAGTTAGCCTGCTTAAAGCTCAAGGTATGGAAGTTCAAACTTTCTTCGACGTAGAAGCGGATCCAACGCTATCTGTCGTAGAGAAAGGTGCTGAAGCAATGAAGAGCTTCCAGCCAGACACTATCATCGCACTAGGTGGTGGTTCTCCGATGGATGCTGCGAAAATCATGTGGGTTATGTACGAGCACCCAGACACGCACTTCGAAGAACTTGCAATGCGCTTTATGGACATCCGTAAACGTATCTACAAGTTCCCTAAAATGGGCCAAAAAGCTGAGCTTGTATGTATCACGACTACTTCAGGTACGGGTTCAGAAGTTACACCATTCGCGGTTGTTACTGACGACAAGACTGGTGCTAAGTACCCACTAGCAGACTACGAAATCACGCCAAACATGGCTATCGTTGATGCTAACCTAGTGATGAACATGCCTAAGTCTCTAACAGCGTTCGGTGGTTACGATGCCGTTACTCACGCTCTAGAAGCTTACGTATCTGTTCTTGCGAACGAATACTCAGATGGTCAAGCTCTACAAGCACTTAAGATGCTTAAAGAGTACCTACCATCAAGCTACGCGAACGGTGCAGGCGACCCAATCGCTCGTGAAAAAGTACACAACGCAGCCACTATCGCTGGTGTAGCATTCGCGAACGCATTCCTAGGTGTTTGTCACTCTATGGCGCACAAGATTGGTGCTGAGTTCCACCTACCACACGGTCTGGCGAACGCACTACTAATCTCAAACGTGGTACGTTACAACGCGAACGACAACCCAACTAAGCAAACTGCGTTCTCTCAATACGACCGCCCACAAGCACGTCGTCGTTACGCTGAAGTTGCTGACCACCTAGGCCTAAGCCAAGAAGGTGACCGCACTGCTCAGAAGATCGAACGTCTACTAGCATGGTTGGATGAACTAAAAGCTAACCTAGACATCCCAATGTCTATCCAAGCGGCAGGTGTTGCAGAGTCTGACTTCCTAGCTAAGCTTGATGAGCTAGCGGTAGAAGCGTTCGATGACCAGTGTACTGGTGCGAACCCACGTTACCCTCTAATCACTGAGCTAAAAGAAGTTCTAAAAGCTTCTTACTACGGTAAAGCGTTTGTTGAAGGTGAAACTTTCGAAGGTACAACAGTTATCAAGAAGAAAGCAGACCAAGAAGCAGCAAAAGCTGAACCAAAAGCGAAGAAAGCGAAAGCTGAAGCATAA
- the minE gene encoding cell division topological specificity factor MinE, whose translation MSLLEFFRPQKKTSANLAKERLQIIVAERRSQSDPAPSYLPQLKEDILKVIGKYVAVDPSMVDLSFEHKDDDISVLELNVKLPDDEK comes from the coding sequence ATGTCACTACTTGAGTTTTTCCGCCCACAAAAGAAGACCTCGGCCAACTTAGCGAAGGAGCGTTTGCAGATCATTGTCGCTGAGCGCCGCAGTCAAAGTGACCCTGCTCCCTCCTACCTACCTCAACTGAAAGAAGATATTCTGAAAGTGATCGGTAAATACGTCGCGGTTGACCCCTCAATGGTCGACCTATCGTTTGAACACAAAGATGACGATATCTCGGTTCTTGAGCTGAACGTTAAGTTACCTGACGACGAGAAGTAG
- the minC gene encoding septum site-determining protein MinC, with protein sequence MSHTPDLKGSSFTLSVLHLSDNDVDKTIHFLQQKVEQAPAFFAQAPVVINIEQVAGDIDFTRLKQGISQAGMIPVGVTGCKDKRTQNLASQAKFAVMSASKSPSQAPATMAPTKVIRTPVRSGQQIYAKDCDLVVLNHVSEGAEVIADGSIHIHGTLRGRAIAGASGNQSAVIICNKLNAELMSIAGHYWLTEQFPEQFWQQKIMFSLDNDSLKFELLTI encoded by the coding sequence ATGTCACACACTCCAGACCTAAAAGGCAGTAGCTTTACTTTGTCAGTTTTGCACCTTTCTGACAATGATGTCGATAAAACTATCCATTTTCTACAACAAAAGGTAGAACAGGCACCGGCGTTTTTTGCTCAAGCACCCGTTGTTATCAATATTGAACAAGTAGCCGGGGATATCGACTTTACGAGACTCAAACAAGGAATATCTCAGGCAGGGATGATCCCTGTTGGGGTAACAGGCTGCAAAGATAAGCGAACCCAAAACCTTGCCTCTCAAGCCAAATTTGCGGTGATGTCAGCCAGCAAATCCCCTAGCCAAGCGCCAGCCACCATGGCGCCTACCAAAGTTATCCGCACTCCCGTTCGCTCTGGCCAACAAATCTACGCCAAAGATTGCGATCTGGTGGTGCTCAATCACGTCAGCGAAGGTGCTGAAGTGATCGCTGATGGTTCTATCCACATTCATGGCACACTTCGTGGCCGCGCGATTGCCGGTGCGAGTGGCAACCAATCGGCGGTCATCATTTGCAACAAACTCAATGCAGAACTGATGTCAATTGCTGGCCACTATTGGCTAACCGAGCAATTCCCCGAACAGTTCTGGCAACAAAAGATAATGTTCAGTTTGGACAACGACTCGCTCAAGTTTGAGTTGTTAACGATTTAG
- a CDS encoding lytic murein transglycosylase has protein sequence MKKLLSVVLGVTFSCSVYANSLSFDQYVEGLKQEARERGISDQVLNQAFADVTHKPRAVKADKNQPEKRLTLDEYIPRAVPDWKVKQAKDLYQEHYSELTRIGEQYGVQPRFIVALWGVESNFGKFTGNFPVIDALSTLAYDGRREAFFRKETMAALQILEEGHIEFERFKGSWAGAMGQCQFMPSSFLTFAADGNGDGKKDIWQSEADVFASAANYLSQSGWNDTYTWGRQVKLPAGFDTSIQGRSEEKGKYLQQWAKMGITRYDGRPLPKLDEDIKAWLIAPDDANGRVYLVYNNYNVLMKWNRSYYFALAVSHLADRINM, from the coding sequence GTGAAAAAACTACTGTCAGTCGTATTAGGTGTGACATTTTCTTGCTCAGTTTATGCTAACTCGTTGAGCTTTGATCAATATGTCGAAGGGCTAAAGCAAGAGGCGCGCGAAAGAGGCATCTCAGATCAAGTGTTGAATCAAGCGTTTGCCGATGTCACCCACAAGCCGCGTGCCGTTAAAGCAGATAAAAACCAACCGGAAAAACGTCTTACATTGGATGAATACATTCCACGAGCCGTGCCGGATTGGAAAGTGAAACAAGCCAAAGACCTTTACCAGGAGCACTACTCAGAGTTGACTCGGATTGGCGAGCAGTACGGCGTACAACCGCGATTTATTGTTGCACTGTGGGGGGTTGAGAGTAACTTCGGTAAGTTTACCGGCAATTTTCCGGTAATTGATGCACTTTCGACCTTAGCTTATGACGGGCGCCGCGAAGCGTTTTTCCGCAAAGAAACGATGGCGGCTTTGCAAATACTGGAAGAGGGTCATATCGAGTTTGAACGCTTTAAAGGCTCTTGGGCAGGCGCGATGGGGCAGTGCCAGTTTATGCCTAGCTCATTCCTGACCTTCGCCGCAGATGGTAACGGAGATGGTAAGAAAGATATCTGGCAAAGCGAAGCGGATGTGTTCGCTTCTGCCGCTAATTACCTGAGTCAATCAGGGTGGAACGATACCTATACTTGGGGGAGACAAGTTAAGCTGCCTGCCGGTTTTGATACCAGTATCCAGGGGCGCAGCGAAGAGAAAGGCAAATACCTACAGCAATGGGCAAAGATGGGTATTACGCGCTACGACGGTCGACCTCTGCCTAAGTTAGATGAGGATATCAAGGCTTGGTTAATCGCACCTGATGATGCGAATGGTCGAGTTTATCTGGTTTACAACAATTACAATGTATTGATGAAGTGGAACCGCTCTTATTATTTTGCGCTAGCCGTCAGTCATTTGGCTGATCGAATCAATATGTAG